A stretch of the Bradyrhizobium sp. CCBAU 53351 genome encodes the following:
- a CDS encoding TRAP transporter small permease, protein MSTAEIHRQITADEIAHTFEEEATPKVDLGIYAFEDWVALAIFWVMALAVFLQFFTRYVLNDSYAWTEEIATYCLIGVVFIGASMCVRLSRHIQVDLLYRYLPQPAGRALSTVIDLIRIAFFGYATKLVWVYIQIIGDEQMTTINFPKNYVYYAVLLGFVLMFLRSLQAAVQHWRQGYSVLERPGAYDGSEI, encoded by the coding sequence ATGTCCACCGCCGAAATCCACCGGCAGATCACCGCGGACGAGATCGCCCATACCTTCGAGGAGGAGGCGACGCCGAAGGTCGATCTCGGCATCTACGCGTTCGAGGACTGGGTGGCGCTGGCGATCTTCTGGGTGATGGCGCTCGCCGTCTTCCTGCAGTTCTTCACCCGTTACGTACTCAACGACAGCTACGCCTGGACCGAGGAGATCGCGACCTATTGCCTGATCGGCGTGGTCTTCATCGGCGCCTCGATGTGCGTGCGGCTGTCGCGGCACATCCAGGTCGACCTGCTCTACCGCTATCTCCCGCAGCCAGCGGGGCGCGCGCTGTCGACGGTGATAGACCTGATCCGGATCGCCTTCTTCGGCTACGCCACGAAACTGGTCTGGGTCTATATCCAGATCATCGGCGACGAGCAGATGACCACGATCAACTTCCCCAAGAACTACGTCTATTACGCCGTGCTGCTCGGTTTCGTGCTGATGTTCCTGCGCTCGTTGCAGGCGGCGGTGCAGCACTGGCGGCAGGGTTACTCGGTCCTCGAACGTCCGGGTGCCTACGACGGATCGGAGATATAA
- a CDS encoding sialic acid TRAP transporter substrate-binding protein SiaP, with protein MTIAAVISAATLLAATSASTAQTKLKWAHVYETSEPFHTASVWAAQEIGKRTNGRYAIDVYPASQLGKEADINQGLSLGSVDIIISGSSFAAKSFPPIGVTYYPYTFRDADHLLAYTKSDIFKELAKGYEDKSGHHIVAVTYYGVRQTSSNKPIKTCADMKGLKMRVPDVPAYLAMPRACGANTAPIAFAEVYLALQNGTVEAQENPLTTIEAKKFYEVQKHIVLTGHIVDHLNTVIAGALWKKLSDEDKKIFTDVAQEAAAKATGEIKQNEAKLVAFFKEKGLTVTEVDKNEFRDTVLKNVAFETFGYRKADWEKIQAVK; from the coding sequence ATGACGATTGCAGCCGTGATCTCTGCCGCTACGCTGCTGGCTGCGACCAGCGCCAGCACGGCGCAGACCAAGCTGAAATGGGCCCATGTCTACGAGACCTCGGAGCCGTTCCACACCGCTTCGGTCTGGGCCGCACAGGAGATCGGCAAGCGCACCAACGGGCGCTATGCGATCGACGTCTATCCGGCCTCGCAGCTCGGCAAGGAAGCCGACATCAACCAGGGCCTGTCGCTCGGCTCGGTCGACATCATCATCTCCGGCTCCAGCTTCGCCGCCAAGAGCTTCCCGCCGATCGGCGTGACCTATTATCCCTATACGTTCCGCGATGCCGATCATCTGCTCGCCTACACCAAGAGCGACATCTTCAAGGAGCTCGCCAAGGGCTATGAGGACAAGAGCGGCCACCACATCGTTGCGGTGACCTATTACGGCGTGCGCCAGACCTCGTCGAACAAGCCGATCAAGACCTGCGCCGACATGAAGGGCCTGAAGATGCGCGTGCCCGACGTGCCGGCCTACCTCGCCATGCCGCGCGCCTGCGGCGCCAACACCGCGCCGATCGCCTTCGCCGAAGTCTATCTCGCGCTCCAGAACGGCACCGTCGAGGCGCAGGAGAACCCGCTGACCACGATCGAGGCCAAGAAGTTCTACGAGGTGCAGAAGCACATCGTGCTGACCGGCCATATCGTCGATCACCTCAACACCGTGATCGCCGGCGCGCTGTGGAAGAAGCTCTCTGACGAGGACAAGAAGATCTTCACCGACGTGGCCCAGGAAGCCGCCGCCAAGGCCACCGGCGAGATCAAGCAGAACGAGGCCAAGCTGGTCGCCTTCTTCAAGGAGAAGGGCCTCACCGTGACCGAAGTCGACAAGAACGAGTTCCGCGACACCGTGCTGAAGAACGTCGCGTTCGAGACCTTCGGCTATCGCAAGGCCGACTGGGAAAAGATCCAGGCGGTGAAGTGA